One Hordeum vulgare subsp. vulgare chromosome 4H, MorexV3_pseudomolecules_assembly, whole genome shotgun sequence DNA window includes the following coding sequences:
- the LOC123449510 gene encoding uncharacterized protein LOC123449510: MRSAAAQIDPSPSPSPAALAKSRLKRLFERQVLRVSPAERLPPVPAGGDKDKDELEPSSVCLDGMVRSFLEDGGGAVGERAPAPRCCNCFNGGDASDDEDGPAAAEASAISDAAETIKGLVHCASLRERNLLADVSTLVERHRAAGARKRDLLRLLAASLRAMGHDAALCLSRWDKSSSHPAGEHAYVDVLLPAGSERGDRERVLVDVDFRSQFEVARPTKAYRAVLQRLPSAFVGREDRLRLLVAAAADSSRASLKKRGLHLAPWRKPEYMRAKWLSPYEREAPPPAPDAPAPASASASELADIGEGGGDGAKV, encoded by the exons ATGAGGTCCGCCGCCGCGCAGATCGATCCGTCCCCGTCCCCGTCCCCCGCCGCGCTGGCCAAGTCACGCCTCAAGCGCCTGTTCGAGCGACAGGTGCTGCGGGTCTCGCCGGCGGAGCGGCTCCCGCCCGTGCCCGCCGGCGGGGACAAGGACAAGGATGAGTTGGAGCCCAGCTCCGTGTGCCTGGACGGCATGGTGCGCAGCTTCCTGGAGGACGGCGGTGGGGCCGTCGGCGAGCGGGCCCCGGCCCCGCGCTGCTGCAACTGCTTCAACGGCGGCGACGCCTCGGACGACGAGGACGGCCCCGCTGCCGCCGAGGCGTCTGCCATCTCCGACGCCGCGGAGACCATCaag GGCCTCGTCCACTGCGCCAGCCTCCGGGAGCGCAACCTCCTCGCCGACGTGTCCACGCTCGTGGAGCGCCACCGCGCGGCGGGAGCGCGCAAGCGcgacctcctccgcctcctcgcgGCGTCCCTCCGCGCCATGGGCCACGACGCCGCGCTCTGCCTCTCCCGCTGGGACAAGTCGTcctcccaccccgccggcgagcacGCCTACGTCGACGTCCTTCTCCCCGCCGGCTCGGAGCGCGGCGACCGGGAGCGCGTGCTCGTGGACGTCGACTTCAGGTCCCAGTTCGAGGTCGCACGGCCCACCAAGGCCTACCGCGCCGTGCTGCAGCGGCTCCCATCGGCGTTCGTCGGCAGGGAGGACCGGCTGCGCCTCCTGGTGGCCGCCGCCGCGGACTCGTCGCGCGCCAGCCTGAAGAAGCGCGGCCTCCACCTCGCGCCGTGGCGGAAGCCCGAGTACATGCGCGCCAAGTGGCTCTCCCCCTACGAGCGCGAGGCGCCTCCTCCGGCGCCGGATGCCCCTGCCCCTGCCAGTGCCAGTGCCAGTGAGCTCGCCGACATCGGCGAGGGAGGCGGAGATGGAGCCAAAGTTTGA